In Bombus huntii isolate Logan2020A chromosome 9, iyBomHunt1.1, whole genome shotgun sequence, a single window of DNA contains:
- the LOC126869544 gene encoding uncharacterized protein LOC126869544 → MVKVRKKSYVCDKPMVVVDHNRGKRAVDLSDQMIPYSTPRRRTLKWYTKLALELLLNTSISNATILYKQATKTKIKVSAFRMALAMHLAQCHSSEPSNILIRQRLRHEMLKKEGQAYLARKFCRECYKKMLNS, encoded by the coding sequence ATGGTGAAGGTCCGCAAAAAAAGTTATGTTTGTGATAAACCAATGGTAGTGGTAGATCACAACAGAGGAAAACGTGCTGTAGATTTATCGGATCAAATGATACCATATTCTACGCCACGTAGAAGAACCCTCAAGTGGTATACAAAATTAGCTTTAGAGTTATTGTTAAATACATCAATTTCAAACGCGACGATACTCTATAAACAAGCAACGAAAACAAAAATCAAGGTATCAGCGTTTAGAATGGCACTCGCAATGCACCTTGCACAGTGCCATTCATCAGAGCCGTCAAATATACTTATTCGACAAAGATTGCGACACGAAATGCTGAAGAAAGAAGGGCAAGCGTACCTGGCACGAAAATTTTGCAGAGAGtgctataaaaaaatgttaaacagtTAG